The following nucleotide sequence is from Firmicutes bacterium ASF500.
GAGTCGGAGCACCGCCGCCAGGGGGTGGTGGACGTGGAGTGGGGCAATCTGAACATCCGCTCCCGGCCCAGCACCTCCGCGCCTATTGTCGCCCAGGCCCCTGACGGCGCTCCCCTCACCATCATCAACACCGACAACGGCTGGCACCTGGTCAACTACAACGGCGTCATCGGATACGCCAGCGGCCAGTATGTGACGGTGGTCTGAAAGGAGGCAATGTTATGGATATCCATGTCGTTCAGCCGGGGGACAGTATGTATCAGCTGGCCCAGCAATACGGCGTCCCCATGGAGAGGCTGATTCAGGACAATCAGCTCCCCGACCCCTCCCGGCTGGTGGTGGGGCAGACCATCGTGGTCCAGTACCCCGAGCTGACCCACACCGTCCGGGCGGGGGATTCGCTGTACTCCATCGCCCAGACGCACAATACCACCGTGGCCCAGCTTCTGCGGAACAACCCCGCCCTCCAGGGCCGGGACCTGCTCTACCCCGGACAGACCATTGTGGTCAAATACGCCTCCCGGCCCCTGGGGACCCTCACCGTCAACTCCTACGCCTACCCCACCATTGATCGAAACCTGCTCCGGGCCACCCTGCCCTATCTGTCCCTCCTCACCCCCTTCACCTACCGGTTTGACGAGGAGGAGCTCATCCCCCTCCGGGACGAGGCCCTGGTGAACGCCGCCCTCCAGAGCCGGGTGGCCCCCGTCCTCCACCTGTCCAACCTGGACGAGAACGAGCGCTTTTCCGGCGAGCTGGCCCACGAGCTGCTGGAGGACGAGGACGACCAGAAGGAGCTGATTGAGGAGATCGTCCGCACGGCGGAGCGGCGGGGCTATCAGTGGGTGGACGTGGACTTTGAATACCTCCGGGCGGAGGACGCCCGCCCCTACGCCCGGTTCCTGGCCCGTCTGCGCCGGGCTTTGGCCCCCGGGGGACGGCCCCTTATGGCCGCTCTGGCCCCCAAAACCTCCGCCGACCAGCCGGGGCGGCTCTATGAGGGCATCGACTACCACCTGATCGCCCAGTCGGTGGACTACGCCCTTCTCATGACCTACGACTGGGGCAACCTCAGCGGCCCGCCCATGGCGGTGGCCCCCCTGCCCGAGGTCCGCCGGGTGGTGGAGTACGCCCTCACCGAGTTCACCCCCAGCCAGCTTTTCCTGGGCGTCCCCAACTACGGCTATGACTGGTCCCTGCCTTACCGCCAGGGGGGCAGGACCAGGTCGCTGAACAATGTGGAGGCCGTCCGCCTGGCCTGGGGCCGCCGCACCGCCATCCGATACGACGAACAGGCCCAGGCCCCCTGGTTCCGCTACGTGGACGGCCAGGGCGGCGAACACGAGGTCTGGTTTGAGGACGCCCGCTCCATCCAGGCCAAGGTCCGGCTGGCCCTGGATTACGGCCTGTACGGCATTGGCGTGTGGAATCTGGACCGCCCCTTCCCCCAGGGCTGGGCGGTGGTCAACGCTATGGCGGAGATTCGGAGCGAGATGTAGGGAAAACTACCAGCGGGCGCACAATGTACGCTCGCTGGCCTTTAAATTATATTCCTTATCACGAACTCCTCAATCAAGGCGTTAACCAGCTCGGGCCTGTCCGTGTTTGAGTTGTGCCCGGCTCCCTTGATCCACTCCAGCCTGATCCCGGTGTTTTTATTCCACACCCTGTTGTATCTGACACACGAACCCGCGCGGTCCTTCTCTCCGCAGATCAGCAGCGCGGGACAGGGTATTTCATAGGGGAGGTCCGCCTCCATCGCACCGGCCAGCATACGGAAGCCATGTCCGGACAGTCTGGCGTATCTCTCCTGATCGCCGTCGTAGACCATCATCATATCCCGCATCAGTCCCCTGCCGTAGGGGGACACCGCCACTCCGTTCGTCCCGGACCATAAAAGCGCCTTCCAGGGATAGTGCCGGTATACCGGCTCCATCCTTTTCAACAGCCACAGCTCAGCCCGGGTCACATATTTTCTTTGCAGAGGCGCGGAATCAATGGACACAAATCCCCTCAGCTTTTCCGGATACATCTGGGCATAAACCTGCCCGACGTACCCTCCCATTGACTGCCCAATCACAATTGGAGCGGTCAGCTTTTCCTTTGTAAGGATCTCGTCAAGCCATCTTGCTTTGTCCATGAGCGTAAAGGTCAGCGCGAAGGGCCAGGAAGCTCCGTGCCCTGGGGCATCCCACACGAAAACATCGTAATCTTTCTCAAAGAATTCAATTTGTTTCTCAAATAGGCGGTGATCAACGGTCAATCCCGGCAAAAAAACCAACGACGCATTGGGATGATCTGACTTCCTGCCCACCCAGTAGCGAATCACCCCGCAGGCTGTCTGATAGGTTCCCGTCTCCATGGTATGCCCTCCTGTTCCAAGCCGATGAACTCATTTTACTAGATAGTTAAACCATTTTCAACCAGGAATTCAGCATATCAAAAAAAGCAATGCCCCTGCTGGCTTTCTTCCTTTCTCTGTGCTATAATATGGCAACCAAAGATAAAGGAGGACATTTTCATGTCTGTTACAGTCGGTTTAAAGGGCCGTGCCGAGACGGTAGTCAGCGACAGCAACACCGCCCAGGCGGCCTGTTCCGGGGCGCTGCCGGTATTCGGCACCCCCTTCATGTGCGCCCTGATGGAGGAAGCGGCCTGGAAATCCATCGCCCCCCATCTGGAGCCCGGTCAGAGCACCGTGGGGACCAAGCTGGACATCACCCACGACAGCGCCACCCCGGTGGGGATGAAGGTCTGGGCGGAGAGCGAGGTCACCCAGGTGGACGGCAAGCGGCTGGTCCTCAAGGTAGCCGCCTTTGACGAGAGGGGCCCCATCGGCCAGGGGACCCATGAGCGGTTCATCGTCACCGACGAGCGCTTCCTGTCCAAGACGGCAAAGAAGCTGGAGGGCTGAGGGATGTCCATTGAAAAGGTCCGGGACTACCTCCGCCCTCTGGGCCGGGAGGGGAACATTCTGGAGTTCCCCGTCTCCAGCGCCACGGTGGAGCTGGCCGCTCAGGCGGTGGGGGTCATCCCCGCCCGCATCGCCAAGACCCTTTCCTTCCTGGTGGAGGAGGGCTGTGTCCTCATCGTCACCGCCGGGGACGCCAAGATCGACAACAGCAAATATAAATCCATGTTTCACACCAAGGCCAAGACGCTCACCCCGGAGCAGGCCCAGGAAATGACCGGCCACGCCGTGGGCGGCGTGTGCCCCTTCGGCAACCCGGATGGGGTCCGCACCTATCTGGATGTGTCCCTCCAGCGGTTTGACACCGTCTTCCCCGCCGCCGGAAGCGCGAATTCCGCCATTGAGCTGACCTGTGACGAGTTGGCGGAGTACTCCCGCTCCCTGGGCTGGATTGACGTGTGCAAGGGCTGGCAGGCGGAGGATTGAACCGCCTCCGGGACAGGATAATG
It contains:
- the sleL gene encoding Cortical fragment-lytic enzyme — its product is MDIHVVQPGDSMYQLAQQYGVPMERLIQDNQLPDPSRLVVGQTIVVQYPELTHTVRAGDSLYSIAQTHNTTVAQLLRNNPALQGRDLLYPGQTIVVKYASRPLGTLTVNSYAYPTIDRNLLRATLPYLSLLTPFTYRFDEEELIPLRDEALVNAALQSRVAPVLHLSNLDENERFSGELAHELLEDEDDQKELIEEIVRTAERRGYQWVDVDFEYLRAEDARPYARFLARLRRALAPGGRPLMAALAPKTSADQPGRLYEGIDYHLIAQSVDYALLMTYDWGNLSGPPMAVAPLPEVRRVVEYALTEFTPSQLFLGVPNYGYDWSLPYRQGGRTRSLNNVEAVRLAWGRRTAIRYDEQAQAPWFRYVDGQGGEHEVWFEDARSIQAKVRLALDYGLYGIGVWNLDRPFPQGWAVVNAMAEIRSEM
- the menH gene encoding 2-succinyl-6-hydroxy-2,4-cyclohexadiene-1-carboxylate synthase, translated to METGTYQTACGVIRYWVGRKSDHPNASLVFLPGLTVDHRLFEKQIEFFEKDYDVFVWDAPGHGASWPFALTFTLMDKARWLDEILTKEKLTAPIVIGQSMGGYVGQVYAQMYPEKLRGFVSIDSAPLQRKYVTRAELWLLKRMEPVYRHYPWKALLWSGTNGVAVSPYGRGLMRDMMMVYDGDQERYARLSGHGFRMLAGAMEADLPYEIPCPALLICGEKDRAGSCVRYNRVWNKNTGIRLEWIKGAGHNSNTDRPELVNALIEEFVIRNII